The Naumovozyma dairenensis CBS 421 chromosome 1, complete genome genomic interval caaagaaaaaatggtaGATTAGATAAACGAACACGATTATTGAAGGATACACGTCTCGTCCTAAGACTGGGACGCatttcatatataaaatcTATATTTCTGTTGGtttttctttccaaaattgatgatggtagttacttttaaatttttatatatatatacaagttacatctttatcatttgaataGATTGAGTAGATCTCTGTTATCCAGCAGAGCTCCTATGCGATAAATACCTTATGCTTCCCCTAAATTCTATGTCTCGTAGCTGCATGGATAGGCGACCATACACCTCTAACACTATTATTTAAAGTCTCCACATTATCATTCTTAGTTCTTTTACGTAAGACATCTCCACTTGAATCcttcaacaatttcaacTTATTCTCTACATTGTCAATGTTTAAATTCCTCACACAAATGACTTTCTCTcgattattattatattctgCTCTCAAGATTGGATGTCCagatttcttcatcacatggaattgaataaatggATATTGTTTCGCTAATTTATCCAATCTTTTGGACATTAAGAAATCTCTCATACCTTGGGATGATCCTCCCCAATTACAATATTGTAATGTGATCTTCTTACAGGGGAAAATAAATGCTCCTACACCATTACGTGCTATCGAAACACGAGGTATAGCTTTGACAACCATTATAATATGTTACGTAGTGTAATTCTTCCAACAATACCGTATTACTTCCCCTATCGAAACTGCTCTCTCTCTGATTGAAAGCTGTTTTCTGTATGTCTTTTTTTAGAGAActgatttcattaaatggGTTGGGAAATGCAAATTCAGCTTACGGACATATAACgatttaaaaaatttagaCAAACtacattatatatataaagggAGAAGATATCCAAGTAgacaagaacaaaaagaagatttaCTACCACACAAGTCTCTAGAAAAACAGTAACAACACACATCTTACAAGAAAATGTCTTCAATCAAAGCAACGTCccatttattattctatTCTTTCGCGTATGCTCTTCTTTTTATGTAGTCACTTTGACATTCGATCAAAGATCACCATCCCTTGAAACAGAGAGAGATATACTAACAAATTTTAATCACAACTTTActgatatattttttttctatagATTTGGTGGAACCACATTCTATTCCTACTTTGCATCTCCCATTGCATTCAAAGTCTTAGAAAGAGAACAATTCTCTAAATTgcaaaataatatcttccCTTATTTCTTTCAGTTAGAAGCAATCTCACCATTAATCCTCGCACTAACTTCGCCATTCTCATTAACCCAAGGTCCTATAATTACCTTAACGATGGCAACGTTAAGTGGATTAACTAATCTTTGTTGGTTATTACCATGGACAAGATCAATCAAGGAGGAAAGGAAAGATATTGCTGAAAACTTTAAGATTGATAAagatttaaagaaattcgAAAAACTGGATGCtcctttgaaaaaagaatttGGGAAATCTCATGGGTTGAGcttattaatgaatatgaCTCATACTTTGAGCCTTTTAGCATATGGTGTCTTATTCTCAAGGGGAATCTTCAAATATGTTcctaaataataatctcATCCTTTTTTCCTGTAAATACATTCTTTTTATAGCTTATAACCAAACTCATTACATTAGTAAATAGtttacaattacaattataataacgtaaaacaaaaatatgcATTAATTAAACGACAAAAATAGTATAAAATTTAGAAATCATAAGTAGACAACTTTTTAAAGTTAAATTAGCatggtatatatatatattcacaGGGAAACATCCGATaatcatataataacaacGTATCAACGGAtgtttatttcttttccagCTTTAACAGAGTCATAATTCATGGATATCATGATctacatcatcatcattggTGTTAGCAAGATCAGATTCAACGTCAACTTCACTACCTAAACCAACAAGAGGATCTACCCCTCTCATATATCTATCAaatgaattctttaaaaaatccATTAGATTATCAGGTGGTACGACTGTCAACATCATTTGAACAATCTCATAGATATTTTCAGGAATAGTTCTTTgataaatcttcaaaagaTCAGTAGGTTTAGGATAAACACATAAAGCTCTATAAAATTTAGAAGCAGATTCAATCTCTTGACCAGGTTGAATAGTCAATCTTTCCCCCATTTCAACATTACTTGCAAATATTTCCTCTCTTTTCTCAGGATCCATAGAAATTGgatcatttaataaatcttgtGTTAAAAATTCCCTAATCTTCGCAAGGAATTCCTCTTCTGCTTTCTTCTTGGATATTTCAAGCTCCTTAgcttctttttttaatttcttccttAATTCCTTTCTAAAATGTGgatttttccttctttgaTAATCAAAATATACTGCATAACATCCAATTGAAGCTATTACTACACTTGTAGTTATTGTGGCAGTCTTTATGATAGATGACGTAGATGGCATTTCTTAGCTAAATAATCTTAGTTCTCTTCTTACCTggtaatattgaatattcaataaagtAGAATAATCGGATAGGATGCTAACTCTATATTCTTGAGATCTTTTAATCGCTCTTGCCCAATGGAGTTATTGACCTTTACCATTTGTCTTCTAATGttatatctttaaaaaaacaCAAACTTAATAAGATTCCGGGAAACCGCGACGGAACAatgaatgatgatgagaaGAGGTTAAAGTCACTTACTTAGGACATCTATATCAAATGTATGTACTACATTATGtataagtatatatatgatatggTTTGGTTCAATACAACACTTTATATCATGGTTTCCTTGGGAATAAATTCTTCTCCAACGCACTCTCAAAAACTAATGATCCAAACTTATGAATTTCACTAacatcaatttcttcatttaaaaCTTCTTGATATTTAGATTCCAAGGCAATCCCAAAATCCTTTTGTAAAAATTCATAATCTTCCGTATCTAAATCCAAATCAACTAAATCGCCATCATCGACTCCAATTGCTAATGAATTCTTCGGTATCACGAGCGCATTAACTTCTTCCCATTGCTTTTGTACAATCCCATTGGCTGTCTTCTTAAACGAGTTCTTTTgatgtttttgttttgcaTCAACCAAtttcttatataatttaCGTGTCACTAACTTCTTCTTAATAACATTATCAATTTGTTGACGTAACAAATCTTTATCCACTTGACTTCCAGTTTCtcttaataattcattgaaatttattCGATCTTCCTCTTTAGCAAATTTACTATGTTGTAGGAATTTAGTAATCTCAGTAATCCATGTAACGAAACCTTCAAATATACCCTCTGTATCATGTAAATAAACGTCATGCACAAATTCGAAAAATGAATCTTGGTGTCTTGTGAccaaattatatatactgTCGACAATATTAAACCCAGTAACAATACCTAATTGTCCATTTATAGTCTcatcaatcaatttaattaaatcattcataaatctttcaaaatttttcaatgcaACTTCAACTTTAGCAATCTTGAAAACTTTAACCATTGGTTCATATATTAAAGTCACTGTGGCTTTCAATAATCTCGATAATTCTGGATCTTGCCATAATTGTCTCATTAATCGTTTGTCACgttctttaatatataattttaatagtttcttaatatcatcaaaataGACCCCATCATTTGAATGCTCATAATCTGTAATGATATCTGCATTCTCTTGAGCATTTTTCTCATTGATTTTCCAACGATTATACGATTCTAATACTTCTGTAAGCGCATTATGTGATATGATCTTCCAATCACtacatttcattaataataaaacaacAACGGGCATCTCCATAGAATCAGATTCTAAATGAATTTCATGCATATCAatagatttatttttcttatcatcttcaaaaatcACACTTTTCAAACATTTAATAACTTCATTAGAACTTTTAGCTTCATTCAAAATCTTAACTTCCAAACTCTTAATGATAACtttttgattctttaaatCATCAGTCAGTATGGTAGAAaacattttttgtaaaagtGATTGACCACCGAAAGGTTGTGCCATGAAAAGATCAATCATACCTTTCATTATTGCCATTGGATTCGTCACTCTCATTATTTGCCCCATTATTGTATAGGGCATTAATTTATGTAACCTCCTAATTTGTGTATAAAATCCATAACTGTTATCATTCCCCAAGAATATCTGATATATTATCGATGATAAATAAACTTTACACCATTCAAcaaaatctttcaaaagtGGTGATAATTCTGAGATATTTCGCTTCGTTTTTATTTCCttgaatatatctttaatgtgattttcatcttctaacaatgacattttcaaatgtttcattgattcttgtaatttcaaGGACTTCTCTAGGGCAActttttggaattttaaTTGTGTTTCTAAGTTGTTTATGTCAACTAATTCTCGATTCTTAATATCTTGTTTCACTTTACTATTGAACATAGCTGCATCAATTTGTGATTCACttaaaaatttctttaagaGTAAACTGGATGAAATTTCTTTGTCTTGACATAAGTTTCTTAAATATTGTCTTAATGATGTTCTTAATCTTTCACTGACTAGTCTATCTGTTTTAGAATCAACGGCATCTTCAAatacatcatcatcatcatcatcatcgtcatcgccatcgtcatcatcatcttcatcttcttcctcgTCTTCGTCCTGGTCTTCTTCAGCAGCGGTTTCTTCGTTTTTCCTTATTGACAATATATCTATCTGTGTACCCAATTCACTCGgattatcatcatcgtcttcatcttcttcgttTTCAATGTTGCCTATTgcaatattatttgatgtCATATGTAAAGATGAAGGGTgaatgaaattttccaagTTTTTATCAGATAACGACAACGAAGATGAATTCCCAGAACTGGCCGATGATGACAAATTTTCAGATTCAAAACTAGCTACAATGGTTTCCCTTGGTAATCCTGTACCACTACGATATTTACCACCACTCCTGTTACTATTGCTACGACtagaattggaattggaGTCCACTCTTGTTACCACTGATATGGATTTTTTTGTCTTATGAGGTAACCTTGGTAGTTTCTTCCCTGGGTATTgcttctttaataaatgCGATAAATGTTTGAAATGGTGGTATGTTTTAGCTACATATATCGGCTGGGATTCATCTGGTGAGTCTTCAAGTTTAATCTTTAAGATGAAATACCTACCATGTCTAATCGGTTCCGATGAATTCAATGTTGAAAGTGATGATTCAGTTGAAGAAGTCATGGTACCCATTGatagttttgaaaataatgaagtaGGTGACGTTGGAATGGCAAGAGTATTCTTCATCCATTTTGAAGtggatgataatgatttcattgatttattagTGTAATAAGAATATGCAGAGATTGGTTTATTTTTCGATGATGAAATAGGTTGTGATTTCTCCTTgccaatattattattcttatttgaGAATAACGCAGACTCCTCCACTACGGAGACAACATTAATATCCCAACcgttaataaaaaatgtttcGTTAGTCATAAGGTATTGCAATGTTTCTCTCGTTGGTATAGCAAATTCTTCCACTTTGGATCTTTTCCTTgccttttccttttccaaaataaatttatcttgttcgtaatataatttttcattagtGGTACCAATACcagaattaaataatagtaaGATGATCTTGGAGAGTTTTGTcgatattttcttccttttcgTCATGGTAGCTCTGTCATAACTTTCACTGAAACCAAGACTCATGAAATGTTCGAAAAATACTTGGACTTTACCTTGCCAAAATGATTCATCGATGGCGATGTTTTTAGATAATAAGGGTAGAGTCATAATgaattcttgaagaatataactACACATGGGGAACTTGGTTAAAACAATCTCATCATTCTCATGTATCCCTCCACGCTCTTGAATATGCTTCGAAGAACTTGATGATTTCATTGAAGACGAACGAGATAAAGAACGGCGTGCTTTTGGCAAATTGGTTAATTTGGATTTGGTATTAGGTTTACTTTTGGATACTTTTGGATCATCTTTAGTAAAGGGAAAGCCAAAGTTTCTTAAGGCGTCCTTCTTATTGaattcatctaattctttatgcaattgatattttaataGTTCTCGTTTCAGATAATGTCCCTCAATTGCATTCAAGAAGTCTGATGATGTAGAGGCGGTGCTTCCAGGAATGCTAGTTTCATTGGCCTCCGACATAACCATTGGTTTTGGGGACAATTCCTAACTCTTCAACGATAGAACGATCAGGGAAGGTAACAGTGCCTCTAAAGGGGGGATCtgaaattagaaaatgaatgCCTGATTATCCTTAGAATTAAAGATTCCAAGAAGTTATTGATCAACATGAATAATGAAAGAGAtctctatatattatatttcatatttgCCATCTCGCGTCCCATAAACAAATTTGTATTGTAAAACGTAAATacaaatttaaagaatatagaTGGATGGCATCATCTAGCATTTCCCACCGCTGACATCTCCATTCATCAAGTCGAAAGGATATAAAATTACACAGTGGTTTAGTGAATATTGACATTGCATTTGTATTGAAGTGAGCCGTTGCATAATATACATTGACTATCCAATTGCTTCGGATTGGTGCCCCCCTATTTGTTTGGACACAGTATTCAGatctaaaaataaatcttgTACAAATCAGAAATCCATTTCATAATCATTTCCTTAATAGCATAGTATTATtccattaatattatagCATTGCTTGATCATTGAACATTCAATTCTCATGAACCAATCCATCGCTTCATTGATTAAATTGAAACTATTTCAAGGGTCATCTCCAAGTCCAAGTTATTCATCTATATCAAGCACTGACGCAAGCAAAGAAACAACACCTTCTGGTAATTCAATAGAGAATACTgacaaagaaaatgaaaacaatcaatataataatgattataCTGGAATTGCTAACGTGAAGAAGGATGAGAATTTCCATAGAGAAAAACTATCAGAGATTAAAGCTAAGAAGAAGACccaaaagaaagaaaatgaagcaAGTCACCTAGAAGATTTCGCTCAAACTAACCTGCCCAAGAAGTTTAATGATGAGAATGTTGAATTGGCTTCTAAACCAGAGAATAACAGTGATCCTATGGAAAACACTGAGAAAGAATCTAGATGGAGACACGGTAGATTCCAAAGAATAAGGAATAAAATGAACGTCCTAGAAAAAAATCtcaagaattcaaattcgAATAATACCGCTAAACCTCCAACTAGTACACAATCATCACATCTGCCACATCAACGACgtcaccatcatcatcaactaATACCAAATTTGCATCATCGAACAGGTGAAAGGGAACCgattataaagaaaactTCTCTCAcagaagaaagaagagtAAATTCACAACCAACCTTTAATGTTGCCACCACATTGCCTTTAAGTCCTGTCAAGATGTTTCCCGAGAAGTTCCCTCAGAAAGGACCTGAAAAAGAATCTCAATCATCAACATTATCgaatatttctttgaatacTTTTGTTCCATCCTCACCAATTAAGCTCCGACAAGGAAAGGGAAATTCGGAAGATTCAacctcatcatcatcaattagGTTTGACGATGGAAACCCTGGCAAGATAGAGTTAAAAAAGAACGAGAGGAAAACAACCTCCATTGGCAGAAGACGTAGTAAAACTGTTGATGCCTCagattatataaagaaatcaCATGTATCTTCAATTCCATTGATCAAGGAAATGGAAAGGGTTGAAGCAATTAGACAGCCACATAGGTCGCACAGTAGATCATTTTCA includes:
- the MRPL51 gene encoding mitochondrial 54S ribosomal protein mL43 (similar to Saccharomyces cerevisiae MRPL51 (YPR100W); ancestral locus Anc_3.412) is translated as MVVKAIPRVSIARNGVGAFIFPCKKITLQYCNWGGSSQGMRDFLMSKRLDKLAKQYPFIQFHVMKKSGHPILRAEYNNNREKVICVRNLNIDNVENKLKLLKDSSGDVLRKRTKNDNVETLNNSVRGVWSPIHAATRHRI
- the LEC1 gene encoding Lec1p (similar to Saccharomyces cerevisiae YPR097W; ancestral locus Anc_3.408), whose translation is MVMSEANETSIPGSTASTSSDFLNAIEGHYLKRELLKYQLHKELDEFNKKDALRNFGFPFTKDDPKVSKSKPNTKSKLTNLPKARRSLSRSSSMKSSSSSKHIQERGGIHENDEIVLTKFPMCSYILQEFIMTLPLLSKNIAIDESFWQGKVQVFFEHFMSLGFSESYDRATMTKRKKISTKLSKIILLLFNSGIGTTNEKLYYEQDKFILEKEKARKRSKVEEFAIPTRETLQYLMTNETFFINGWDINVVSVVEESALFSNKNNNIGKEKSQPISSSKNKPISAYSYYTNKSMKSLSSTSKWMKNTLAIPTSPTSLFSKLSMGTMTSSTESSLSTLNSSEPIRHGRYFILKIKLEDSPDESQPIYVAKTYHHFKHLSHLLKKQYPGKKLPRLPHKTKKSISVVTRVDSNSNSSRSNSNRSGGKYRSGTGLPRETIVASFESENLSSSASSGNSSSLSLSDKNLENFIHPSSLHMTSNNIAIGNIENEEDEDDDDNPSELGTQIDILSIRKNEETAAEEDQDEDEEEDEDDDDDGDDDDDDDDDVFEDAVDSKTDRLVSERLRTSLRQYLRNLCQDKEISSSLLLKKFLSESQIDAAMFNSKVKQDIKNRELVDINNLETQLKFQKVALEKSLKLQESMKHLKMSLLEDENHIKDIFKEIKTKRNISELSPLLKDFVEWCKVYLSSIIYQIFLGNDNSYGFYTQIRRLHKLMPYTIMGQIMRVTNPMAIMKGMIDLFMAQPFGGQSLLQKMFSTILTDDLKNQKVIIKSLEVKILNEAKSSNEVIKCLKSVIFEDDKKNKSIDMHEIHLESDSMEMPVVVLLLMKCSDWKIISHNALTEVLESYNRWKINEKNAQENADIITDYEHSNDGVYFDDIKKLLKLYIKERDKRLMRQLWQDPELSRLLKATVTLIYEPMVKVFKIAKVEVALKNFERFMNDLIKLIDETINGQLGIVTGFNIVDSIYNLVTRHQDSFFEFVHDVYLHDTEGIFEGFVTWITEITKFLQHSKFAKEEDRINFNELLRETGSQVDKDLLRQQIDNVIKKKLVTRKLYKKLVDAKQKHQKNSFKKTANGIVQKQWEEVNALVIPKNSLAIGVDDGDLVDLDLDTEDYEFLQKDFGIALESKYQEVLNEEIDVSEIHKFGSLVFESALEKNLFPRKP
- the NDAI0A04910 gene encoding Tom20 family protein (similar to Saccharomyces cerevisiae TOM20 (YGR082W); ancestral locus Anc_3.410); protein product: MPSTSSIIKTATITTSVVIASIGCYAVYFDYQRRKNPHFRKELRKKLKKEAKELEISKKKAEEEFLAKIREFLTQDLLNDPISMDPEKREEIFASNVEMGERLTIQPGQEIESASKFYRALCVYPKPTDLLKIYQRTIPENIYEIVQMMLTVVPPDNLMDFLKNSFDRYMRGVDPLVGLGSEVDVESDLANTNDDDVDHDIHEL
- the TMH18 gene encoding Tmh18p (similar to Saccharomyces cerevisiae YPR098C; ancestral locus Anc_3.411), with amino-acid sequence MSSIKATSHLLFYSFAFGGTTFYSYFASPIAFKVLEREQFSKLQNNIFPYFFQLEAISPLILALTSPFSLTQGPIITLTMATLSGLTNLCWLLPWTRSIKEERKDIAENFKIDKDLKKFEKLDAPLKKEFGKSHGLSLLMNMTHTLSLLAYGVLFSRGIFKYVPK